A DNA window from Impatiens glandulifera chromosome 7, dImpGla2.1, whole genome shotgun sequence contains the following coding sequences:
- the LOC124910225 gene encoding protein kinase STUNTED translates to MTKIGIAGEDDRRPEMESSGGKKKTVVVGVKLDLQSRELLTWAMVKVAQPGDRLIAVHVLNNNEIVDHEGKSSLLSLVKAFDSILAVYEGFCNLKQVNLKLKICRGSSARKVLVREAKSYVATDIVVGTARGHTIRSNKSFAKYCAKKLPKDCSVLAADNGKVVFKREAFPPSLANAGIDTIDNVQYNLLCLIQRSSSVLNQTATNNLKRNCSICQHQQDSPLPEDQDSNGEINSMAMVAVESQQPDDQPSSFTTLIRELPDVTPGWPLLRRAIDQSISRDISVVQWAMQLPKRNFYENGAIVPLGLTEEFENINEKYSETCRLFTYEELKHSTSNFNDDNLIGRGGSSRVYRGFLPDGKEIAVKVLKPTEDAIREFMMEIEIITDLHHKNIISLLGFCFKDMKLVLVYDFLSRGSLEDNLHGDKKDSKAFGWRERYRVALGVAEALDYLHSAAAKPVIHRDVKSSNILLSNDFESKVSDFGLAKWASTSLSHITCTDVAGTFGYLAPEYFMYGKANNKIDVYAYGVVILELLSGRKPISNEHPKGQESLVMWAKRILNEGKISQLFDPNLGDNYNRDEMERMVLAAILCIRRSPRARPHMSIVLKLLEGDVETMNWARMQVNVLDGEYTMEDDEGFPCPDLQSHLNMALLDVEDDSLLSMSSIEQNISLEDYLNGRWSRSSSFFD, encoded by the exons ATGACTAAAATTGGGATTGCCGGAGAAGATGATCGGAGACCGGAAATGGAATCCTCCGGTGGGAAGAAGAAGACTGTGGTTGTGGGTGTTAAATTGGATTTACAAAGTCGGGAGCTTTTAACTTGGGCTATGGTTAAAGTTGCTCAACCAGGTGATCGTTTGATAGCTGTTCATGTTCTGAATAATAACG AAATCGTGGATCATGAAGGAAAATCTTCTCTTTTATCACTTGTTAAAGCATTTGACTCCATTCTTGCTGTTTATGAAGGTTTCTGTAACTTGAAACAG GTGAATCTGAAGCTCAAGATTTGCAGAGGTTCATCGGCAAGAAAAGTTCTTGTTCGCGAGGCGAAATCGTATGTTGCTACCGATATCGTAGTGGGAACTGCCCGTGGACACACGATTCGATCAAATAAATCATTCGCGAAATACTGCGCGAAGAAATTGCCAAAAGATTGTTCTGTTCTTGCAGCTGATAATGGAAAAGTTGTGTTCAAAAGAGAAGCATTTCCTCCTTCATTAGCTAATGCAGGAATTGATACAATTGATAATGTTCAATACAATTTGCTTTGCTTAATACAAAGATCGTCCTCTGTTTTGAATCAAACCGCGACTAATAATCTGAAAAGGAATTGTTCGATATGTCAACACCAACAAGATTCTCCTTTACCGGAAGATCAAGATTCAAATGGGGAAATCAACTCGATGGCAATGGTGGCAGTTGAAAGCCAACAGCCCGATGATCAACCGAGCTCTTTCACTACTTTAATAAGAGAATTACCCGATGTAACACCAGGCTGGCCACTGCTTCGTCGAGCTATTGATCAATCTATTTCGAGAGATATTTCTGTAGTTCAATGGGCAATGCAATTACCCAAAAGGAATTTCTATGAAAATGGTGCAATAGTTCCACTTGGCCTTACTGAAGAATTCgagaatataaatgaaaaatactCTGAAACTTGCAGATTGTTTACATACGAAGAACTTAAGCATTCCACATCAAATTTCAATGACG ACAACTTGATTGGAAGGGGAGGTAGCAGTCGTGTTTACAGAGGTTTTCTTCCTGATGGCAAAGAAATCGCGGTTAAAGTGTTGAAACCAACCGAAGACGCGATCAGGGAGTTTATGATGGAAATCGAGATCATCACTGACTTGCATCACAAGAACATTATATCCCTTTTGGGATTTTGTTTCAAGGATATGAAACTTGTATTAGTTTATGATTTCCTGTCAAGAGGAAGTCTCGAAGATAACCTTCATG GCGACAAGAAGGATTCGAAAGCATTTGGTTGGAGAGAAAGATATAGGGTAGCTCTTGGTGTGGCCGAGGCGCTGGATTATCTACATAGTGCAGCTGCAAAACCAGTTATTCATAGAGATgtgaaatcctcaaatatattACTATCCAATGATTTCGAATCAAAG GTTTCTGATTTTGGGCTAGCTAAATGGGCCTCGACATCCTTGTCTCATATAACGTGCACAGACGTTGCGGGGACATTCGG CTACTTGGCTCCGGAATATTTCATGTATGGAAAGGCTAACAACAAGATTGACGTGTATGCATATGGTGTCGTAATTCTCGAGTTGCTATCGGGGAGAAAGCCAATAAGTAACGAACATCCTAAGGGCCAAGAGAGCCTTGTTATGTGG GCCAAACGGATTCTAAATGAGGGGAAAATTTCACAGTTATTCGATCCGAACTTGGGAGATAATTATAATCGTGACGAAATGGAGAGGATGGTTTTGGCTGCTATCCTTTGTATTAGACGATCACCTCGAGCCAGGCCCCATATGAGCATA GTATTGAAGCTCCTCGAAGGTGATGTAGAAACGATGAATTGGGCAAGGATGCAAGTCAATGTCTTGGACGGAGAATACACGATGGAG
- the LOC124910056 gene encoding (13S,14R)-1,13-dihydroxy-N-methylcanadine 13-O-acetyltransferase AT1-like: MSKLHVNIISKERILKSSPTPLHSQRYNLSFLDQSAIQTYMRFILFYPNVDDFSTKIDLLKRSLSHTLNVFYPFAGYFAGEESAVVGGDEFGAEFVEAEVGEGITLNDVVKDPDFVGLEKLFLPRKEIQRGEDGEVQLSVQATGFCCGGVAVGVCVSHKIADGVSATTFMKYWATVASNEQKLGMDNLNIDLPPTYDGPRIWPKQAISASRPLPDLDMGTGTVTKRFVFDATSIANLRAKATKIDEPNVTRVEAITALMWSCLISLSPEREKVLMFAINLRQRLSPPLSNQSFGNITKSVLMPIGKPSFLGSRPELCHLVELFRESVTKVDDGYSRKTHICPIINMILHEPFLKVVERMQENLYDLYFVTSWCRLPFYEIDFGWGRPIWFTNPFRSNFPIILLTDEADGIGVEVLVCLSKEDMAKFENDPILLAFSNAR, translated from the exons ATGAGCAAATTGCATGTGAATATCATTTCAAAAGAGAGAATACTAAAATCCTCCCCGACCCCTCTCCATTCCCAAAGATACAATCTTTCTTTCCTCGATCAATCCGCTATCCAAACATACATGCGTTTCATCCTCTTTTACCCAAATGTCGACGATTTCAGCACCAAAATCGATCTTCTAAAGAGATCGTTATCTCATACATTGAATGTATTCTATCCCTTCGCCGGTTACTTCGCCGGAGAAGAAAGCGCCGTCGTGGGTGGAGATGAATTTGGGGCGGAATTCGTGGAAGCGGAAGTGGGTGAAGGAATTACTTTGAATGATGTGGTTAAAGATCCTGATTTTGTAGGTTTGGAAAAGTTGTTTCTTCCCCGGAAAGAGATTCAGAGAGGAGAAGACGGCGAGGTTCAGCTTTCTGTTCAGGCGACTGGTTTCTGTTGCGGCGGCGTTGCTGTCGGAGTATGTGTTTCTCATAAGATTGCTGATGGCGTATCCGCTACCACTTTTATGAAGTATTGGGCCACGGTTGCAT CTAATGAACAAAAACTAGGCATGGACAATCTTAATATTGATTTGCCCCCAACATATGATGGTCCGAGAATATGGCCGAAACAAGCCATTTCAGCCTCGCGGCCTTTACCCGATCTAGACATGGGGACAGGCACGGTGACAAAGCGTTTTGTGTTTGATGCGACATCAATAGCCAATCTTAGGGCCAAGGCAACAAAAATCGATGAACCAAACGTTACAAGAGTAGAGGCTATAACGGCTCTCATGTGGAGTTGTCTCATATCCTTATCACCCGAGAGGGAAAAGGTACTTATGTTTGCGATAAACTTAAGACAAAGATTATCTCCTCCATTGTCGAATCAGTCATTTGGTAACATTACCAAGTCGGTCTTGATGCCAATTGGAAAACCGAGTTTTCTAGGATCACGTCCGGAACTATGTCATCTTGTGGAGTTGTTTAGGGAATCGGTTACCAAAGTTGATGATGGTTATTCGAGAAAGACACATATTTGTCCAATAATAAACATGATTCTTCATGAGCCATTTCTGAAAGTTGTTGAGAGGATGCAAGAAAATTTGTATGATTTGTATTTTGTGACTAGTTGGTGTAGGCTCCCCTTctatgagattgattttggatgGGGAAGGCCAATTTGGTTTACGAATCCATTTCGATCAAATTTTCCAATAATCCTATTGACTGATGAGGCTGATGGGATCGGGGTCGAGGTATTGGTGTGCTTGAGTAAAGAGGATATGGCAAAGTTTGAGAATGATCCAATTCTTCTAGCATTCTCTAATGCTCGATAG